One segment of Mycolicibacterium neworleansense DNA contains the following:
- a CDS encoding transglutaminase family protein, which yields MWRLRVVHSTGYAYKSAVTASFNEARLTPRSDSRQNVILNRVETIPATRSYRYVDYWGTAVTAFDLHAPHTELEVSASSVVETEPAEKPEELVGWDDLGSEAVVDRFDEVLSPTHYTPRSRRIARVGRQIAKDHDPFEAVTAVAQWVRSELEYVAGTTGVHSSGLDALREGKGVCQDFAHLSLIMLRSMGIPARYVSGYLHPTREAVVGDTIDGQSHAWIQAWTGGWWHYDPTNDSEITEQYVSVGVGRDYSDVAPLKGIYSGEGSTDLDVVVEVTRLA from the coding sequence ATGTGGCGGCTACGGGTGGTGCACTCCACGGGATACGCCTACAAGTCGGCGGTGACCGCGTCCTTCAACGAGGCCCGGCTGACGCCGCGTTCTGATTCGCGGCAGAACGTGATCCTTAACCGGGTCGAGACCATTCCGGCCACCCGGTCCTATCGGTATGTCGACTACTGGGGCACGGCGGTCACGGCGTTCGATCTGCACGCCCCGCACACCGAGTTGGAGGTCTCGGCGTCGTCGGTGGTCGAGACGGAGCCCGCCGAGAAACCCGAGGAGTTGGTGGGCTGGGATGATCTGGGCTCGGAGGCCGTCGTCGACCGGTTCGACGAGGTGCTCAGTCCCACGCACTACACCCCGCGCAGCAGGCGCATCGCGCGCGTCGGGCGGCAGATCGCCAAGGACCACGACCCGTTCGAGGCGGTGACCGCGGTGGCGCAGTGGGTACGCAGTGAGCTGGAGTACGTGGCGGGCACCACCGGGGTGCACTCCTCGGGCCTGGACGCCCTGCGTGAGGGCAAAGGGGTATGCCAGGACTTCGCCCACCTGTCGCTGATCATGTTGCGGTCCATGGGAATTCCGGCCAGGTACGTGTCGGGTTATCTGCATCCGACCCGCGAGGCGGTGGTGGGGGACACGATCGACGGGCAGAGTCACGCCTGGATCCAGGCGTGGACCGGCGGCTGGTGGCACTACGACCCGACCAACGACAGCGAGATCACCGAGCAGTACGTCAGCGTCGGGGTGGGCCGGGACTACTCGGATGTGGCGCCGCTCAAGGGGATCTATTCGGGGGAGGGGTCGACAGACCTCGACGTGGTCGTGGAGGTCACCCGCCTGGCTTGA
- a CDS encoding ComEA family DNA-binding protein, giving the protein MGTELSVERLRRLGGSRPGGTDDTDAEGDGAPDRDTASESALSRWLPDTAPGEGRGWLAAVRADPGRAGALALAGVGVLAVLVTVFALIRQQPPPVASANLPPVQMVSSAAPPPAGNAPGGQVVVSVVGLVHKPGLVTLQSGARIADALQAAGGPLEGADLIGLNMARRVGDGEQIVVGIDAPAGQPATMGSSVAGDAAVTPPPGTPAAGTPAGPVDLNTASVEDLDALPGIGPVTAEAIVAWRVAHGRFDSVDQLGDVDGIGPARLEKLRELVRA; this is encoded by the coding sequence ATGGGAACCGAATTGTCGGTGGAGCGGCTCCGTCGTCTGGGAGGCAGCCGTCCGGGCGGCACGGACGACACCGACGCCGAGGGTGACGGCGCGCCGGACCGCGACACCGCATCCGAGAGCGCGCTGTCGAGATGGCTGCCCGATACGGCGCCGGGGGAAGGCCGGGGGTGGTTGGCTGCCGTGCGGGCAGACCCCGGCCGCGCCGGGGCACTCGCGCTGGCCGGGGTCGGGGTGCTGGCCGTCCTGGTCACCGTCTTCGCCCTGATCCGCCAGCAGCCGCCGCCGGTCGCTTCGGCGAATCTCCCACCGGTGCAGATGGTTTCGTCGGCGGCGCCGCCGCCGGCCGGCAATGCCCCGGGTGGCCAGGTGGTGGTCAGCGTGGTCGGCCTGGTGCACAAGCCGGGTCTGGTCACCCTGCAGTCCGGGGCGCGGATTGCCGACGCGCTGCAAGCCGCAGGCGGGCCGCTCGAGGGGGCTGACCTGATCGGCTTGAACATGGCCCGCCGGGTCGGGGACGGTGAGCAGATCGTCGTCGGCATCGACGCCCCCGCGGGTCAGCCGGCGACCATGGGCAGCTCGGTCGCCGGCGATGCGGCGGTCACCCCGCCACCCGGCACCCCGGCCGCCGGCACACCGGCCGGGCCGGTCGACCTCAACACCGCGTCCGTCGAGGACCTCGACGCGCTGCCCGGTATCGGCCCGGTGACCGCCGAGGCGATCGTGGCCTGGCGGGTCGCGCACGGCCGGTTCGACAGTGTCGATCAGCTTGGCGACGTCGACGGCATCGGCCCTGCGCGGCTGGAGAAACTGCGTGAGCTGGTCCGGGCGTGA
- a CDS encoding ComEC/Rec2 family competence protein produces the protein MVPAALTAWSVSAAGIVWHPGAAVVVGLGAVALTWLAARSGGGMAADQRPVAAAVLAVAAVAAGFAMAVGLRVHQVENHPIGRLYGGQARVEVLPEETPRVVNGGRLMFRAALRQVDEVPMTGRVLVFASSSFGQAGPGRPVRFRAAVGRPGRQDLTVAVLAASGQPSLGEASAVQRIAGQIRSGFAESARAALPADQAGMLPALVLGDTSAVTATTTAQFRTAGLTHLTAVSGANVTIVCGALLLSAALVGPRAAALLAGAGLVGFVIVVQPSASVLRAAVMGAVTLLAVLTHRRRQAVPALAASVIVLMIAAPELAVDVGFALSVCATAGIVVLAPVWSGRLQARGWPRPVAAAVSVAVVAQLVTAPLVAGISGTVSLVAVAANLAVAGVIPPITVLGTAAAVCSGIWPGGAQLLIRFTGPELWWLLSVARWASALPAAALPSPSGVAGVVSVALGGVALTVLWRLRWVRRGLAVLVVGLLAWALAGQVVGAVGSA, from the coding sequence ATGGTCCCAGCCGCCCTGACGGCGTGGTCGGTGTCGGCGGCGGGCATCGTCTGGCATCCCGGGGCCGCGGTGGTGGTGGGCCTCGGCGCGGTCGCTTTGACCTGGCTGGCTGCGCGGTCCGGTGGTGGGATGGCCGCCGATCAGCGACCGGTCGCGGCCGCGGTGCTGGCGGTGGCGGCCGTGGCCGCCGGGTTCGCGATGGCAGTCGGACTTCGCGTGCATCAGGTCGAGAATCATCCGATCGGTCGGCTCTATGGCGGCCAGGCGAGGGTCGAGGTCCTTCCCGAGGAGACCCCGCGGGTGGTCAACGGTGGGCGGCTGATGTTCCGCGCCGCGCTGCGCCAGGTCGACGAGGTCCCGATGACGGGCCGGGTCCTGGTGTTCGCCTCGTCGTCGTTCGGTCAGGCCGGGCCCGGGCGGCCGGTACGATTTCGGGCCGCCGTGGGGCGCCCCGGCCGCCAGGACCTGACGGTGGCCGTGCTCGCGGCATCGGGTCAGCCGTCGCTGGGGGAGGCCTCGGCAGTGCAGCGCATCGCCGGGCAGATCCGTTCGGGCTTCGCGGAATCGGCGCGGGCGGCGCTACCGGCCGATCAGGCCGGCATGCTGCCGGCACTCGTGCTCGGGGACACCTCGGCGGTCACCGCGACCACCACGGCGCAGTTCCGTACCGCCGGCCTGACCCATCTGACGGCGGTGTCGGGAGCCAACGTGACGATCGTGTGCGGCGCGCTGCTGCTGAGTGCCGCGCTGGTCGGGCCGAGAGCAGCCGCGCTGCTGGCCGGTGCCGGGCTGGTCGGGTTCGTCATCGTCGTGCAGCCATCGGCCAGCGTGCTGCGGGCCGCGGTGATGGGGGCGGTGACCCTGCTGGCGGTGTTGACCCACCGACGGCGGCAAGCCGTGCCCGCGCTGGCGGCCAGTGTGATCGTGTTGATGATCGCGGCCCCCGAACTGGCGGTCGATGTCGGGTTCGCGCTGTCGGTGTGCGCGACGGCCGGGATCGTCGTCCTGGCTCCGGTGTGGTCGGGCCGGCTGCAGGCCCGTGGCTGGCCGCGCCCGGTGGCGGCGGCGGTCAGCGTAGCGGTGGTGGCCCAGTTGGTCACGGCGCCACTGGTGGCCGGGATCTCGGGAACCGTCAGCCTGGTGGCCGTGGCTGCCAATCTTGCTGTGGCCGGGGTGATTCCGCCCATCACGGTTCTCGGCACCGCGGCGGCGGTGTGCTCGGGGATCTGGCCGGGCGGGGCGCAGCTGCTGATCCGGTTCACCGGACCCGAGCTGTGGTGGCTGTTGTCGGTGGCGCGGTGGGCCTCGGCGCTGCCCGCGGCCGCGCTGCCATCGCCCTCGGGTGTGGCCGGCGTGGTGTCGGTGGCGCTGGGCGGGGTGGCGTTGACGGTGCTGTGGCGGCTGCGCTGGGTGCGTCGCGGGCTGGCCGTGCTGGTGGTCGGCCTGCTGGCCTGGGCGCTGGCGGGCCAGGTGGTCGGCGCTGTCGGGTCGGCGTGA
- the holA gene encoding DNA polymerase III subunit delta, with the protein MSQQIDGLHLVLGDEELLVERAVGAVLRALREQAGSDDVPVDRMRAGEVSTSELAELLSPSLFAEERLVVLEAAAEAGKDAVALIASAAADLPPGTVLVVVHSGGGRAKALADQLKKLGAQVHPCSRITKPAERADFVRAEFRQLRAKVSDDTVTAVLDAVGSNIRELAAVCSQLVADTAGQVDAVAVRRYHSGKAEVKGFDIADKAVTGDVAGAAEALRWAMLAGEPQVVLADALAEAVHTIARVGPLSGDPYRLAGELGMPPWRVQKAQKQARRWSRDSVAEAMRVVATLNADVKGAAADADYALETAVRRVAELATR; encoded by the coding sequence GTGAGTCAACAGATCGACGGTCTGCACCTGGTTCTGGGCGATGAGGAACTGCTGGTCGAACGAGCGGTCGGGGCGGTGCTGCGGGCGCTGCGTGAGCAGGCCGGATCCGACGACGTTCCGGTGGACCGGATGCGGGCCGGTGAGGTCAGCACCAGTGAGCTCGCCGAGCTGCTGAGCCCGTCGCTGTTCGCCGAAGAACGCCTGGTGGTGCTGGAGGCCGCCGCCGAGGCGGGCAAGGATGCCGTCGCCCTCATCGCCTCGGCCGCAGCCGATCTGCCTCCCGGCACGGTGCTGGTCGTCGTCCACTCCGGCGGCGGGCGGGCCAAGGCGCTGGCTGACCAGTTGAAAAAGCTTGGCGCACAGGTGCATCCGTGCTCGCGCATCACCAAGCCCGCCGAGCGTGCGGATTTCGTGCGGGCCGAGTTCCGCCAGTTGCGGGCCAAGGTGTCCGACGACACGGTCACCGCGGTACTGGATGCGGTCGGCTCGAACATCCGCGAGCTCGCCGCGGTGTGCTCGCAGCTGGTGGCCGATACCGCCGGGCAGGTCGACGCGGTCGCGGTGCGCCGCTATCACAGCGGCAAGGCCGAGGTGAAGGGCTTCGACATCGCGGACAAGGCGGTCACCGGAGATGTCGCGGGCGCCGCCGAAGCGTTGCGTTGGGCGATGCTGGCCGGGGAGCCACAAGTGGTGTTGGCCGATGCGCTGGCCGAGGCCGTGCACACGATCGCACGGGTGGGGCCGTTGTCGGGGGATCCGTACCGGCTGGCCGGTGAGTTGGGGATGCCGCCGTGGCGGGTGCAGAAGGCGCAGAAGCAGGCGCGGCGATGGTCACGCGACTCGGTGGCCGAGGCGATGCGGGTGGTCGCCACCCTCAATGCAGACGTAAAGGGCGCAGCGGCAGATGCCGACTACGCCCTTGAGACAGCGGTGCGCCGGGTGGCGGAACTCGCCACCCGGTGA
- a CDS encoding alpha-E domain-containing protein, translating to MLARNAESLYWIGRYVERADDTARILDVTVHQLLEDSSVDPDVASRTLLRVLGIDPPARRLDVWSLTDIVAFSRDSGGNSIVDSISAARENARGAREVTSTEIWECLNTTYNALAERERAAKRLGPHEFLSYVEGRAAMFAGLADSTLSRDDGYRFMVLGRAIERVDMTVRLLLSRVGDSGSSPAWVTLLRSAGAHDTYLRTYRGVLDAGRVVEFMLLDRLFPRSIFYSLRLAEHSLDELLNRPHSRLGATAEAQRLLGRARSELEFLQPGAVLESLDARLAGLQKTCRDVGEALALQYFHSAPWVAWTDAGHGDAVVIEEGEV from the coding sequence ATGCTGGCGCGCAATGCCGAGTCGTTGTATTGGATCGGACGGTATGTGGAACGGGCCGATGACACCGCTCGCATCCTCGATGTGACGGTGCATCAGCTGTTGGAGGACTCCAGCGTCGACCCGGATGTCGCCTCGCGCACCCTGCTGCGGGTGCTCGGTATCGATCCGCCGGCGCGGCGCCTGGATGTGTGGTCGTTGACCGACATCGTGGCGTTCAGTCGTGACAGCGGCGGCAATTCGATCGTCGACTCGATATCGGCCGCACGGGAGAATGCCCGCGGTGCCCGGGAGGTCACCTCGACCGAGATCTGGGAGTGCCTCAACACCACCTACAACGCGCTGGCCGAGCGCGAGCGTGCGGCCAAACGTCTGGGCCCCCACGAGTTTCTGTCGTATGTCGAGGGGCGCGCGGCGATGTTCGCCGGGCTGGCCGATTCGACGTTGAGCCGCGACGACGGCTACCGGTTCATGGTGCTGGGCCGCGCCATCGAGCGGGTCGACATGACGGTGCGGCTGCTGCTGTCGCGGGTGGGGGACAGCGGGTCATCGCCGGCCTGGGTCACGTTGTTGCGCTCAGCGGGTGCCCACGACACGTATCTGCGTACCTACCGCGGGGTGCTCGACGCCGGGCGGGTGGTCGAGTTCATGTTGCTGGACCGGCTGTTCCCGCGATCGATCTTCTATTCGTTGCGGTTGGCCGAGCACAGCCTCGACGAGTTGCTCAACCGGCCGCACAGCCGGCTGGGCGCCACCGCGGAGGCGCAGCGGCTGCTGGGCCGGGCCCGCAGCGAGCTGGAGTTCCTGCAGCCGGGCGCGGTGCTCGAATCCCTGGACGCCCGGCTGGCCGGGCTGCAGAAAACCTGCCGTGATGTCGGAGAAGCGTTGGCGTTGCAGTACTTCCACTCCGCACCGTGGGTGGCGTGGACCGATGCCGGGCACGGGGATGCGGTTGTGATCGAGGAAGGCGAGGTCTAG
- a CDS encoding DegV family protein, producing the protein MAVMIVTDSTSRLRSELCEQWGIRQVPLHILDDGDDWRDGVDPLPPQIYERARVTTSGASPADLSETYQQALADSGGDGVVAVHISAALSSTYSTAAATAREIGPAVRVVNSRAAAMGVGFVALAAAEAAQRGEPLDAVEAAARAAIPRGQAFIVVHRLDNLRRSGRIGAAASWLGTALSLKPLLRLDVDGRLVLSQRIRTISKAHAALVDQIADAAGERAVSVVVHHVDNPDGAEEIAAALTDRLPHLKSLSVADMGAVLAVHVGGGAVGACITVEDA; encoded by the coding sequence ATGGCGGTCATGATAGTGACCGACTCGACGTCGCGGTTGCGATCCGAGTTGTGTGAGCAGTGGGGGATCCGGCAGGTGCCGTTGCACATCCTCGATGACGGTGATGACTGGCGCGACGGCGTTGACCCGTTGCCGCCGCAGATCTATGAGAGGGCACGGGTCACGACGTCCGGGGCCTCGCCGGCCGATCTCTCCGAGACGTATCAGCAGGCGCTGGCCGACAGCGGCGGTGACGGTGTTGTCGCGGTGCATATTTCGGCCGCGCTTTCGAGCACCTACAGCACCGCTGCGGCGACGGCCCGGGAGATCGGACCGGCCGTGCGGGTGGTCAACTCACGCGCGGCGGCGATGGGGGTTGGTTTCGTCGCCCTGGCTGCCGCGGAAGCGGCACAGCGCGGCGAGCCGCTCGACGCTGTCGAAGCCGCGGCTCGGGCCGCGATACCGCGCGGGCAGGCGTTCATCGTCGTGCACCGGCTCGACAATCTGCGGCGCAGCGGCCGTATCGGTGCGGCGGCATCGTGGCTGGGCACCGCACTGTCGCTCAAGCCGCTGCTGCGCCTCGACGTGGACGGCCGGCTGGTGCTTTCACAGCGCATCCGCACGATATCGAAAGCGCATGCGGCACTTGTCGATCAGATCGCCGACGCGGCCGGAGAGCGCGCCGTCAGCGTGGTGGTGCACCACGTCGACAACCCCGACGGTGCCGAGGAGATCGCCGCGGCGCTCACCGACCGGCTGCCGCACCTGAAGTCGCTGTCGGTGGCGGACATGGGTGCGGTGCTCGCGGTGCATGTCGGTGGCGGCGCGGTCGGTGCGTGCATCACCGTTGAGGACGCTTAG
- a CDS encoding MarR family winged helix-turn-helix transcriptional regulator produces the protein MENGRPDTVAFLLAQLGHRAATQFAEQMATLELTPPHAGILRAIGAQPGLSQQSLSTQLSLLPSRVVSYVDDLEDRGYVERRRNPDDRRLHALFLSAAGKKALRRIGELARRHDEGMTAGLDAKQRDDLHTLLQIVADQQGLTPHVHPGFRNLGRAGAGRVKPGG, from the coding sequence GTGGAAAACGGGCGGCCCGACACCGTGGCATTTCTCTTGGCGCAACTCGGCCACCGGGCCGCGACACAGTTCGCCGAGCAGATGGCAACCCTCGAGCTCACCCCGCCCCACGCCGGCATCCTGCGCGCCATCGGCGCCCAGCCCGGGCTCAGCCAACAGTCTCTGAGCACCCAACTGAGCCTGCTGCCCAGTCGCGTCGTCAGCTACGTCGACGATCTGGAGGACCGCGGCTACGTCGAGCGCCGCCGCAACCCCGACGACCGCCGTCTCCATGCGTTGTTCCTCAGCGCCGCAGGCAAAAAGGCGCTACGCCGCATCGGTGAGCTGGCGCGGCGGCATGACGAAGGGATGACCGCGGGGCTCGACGCCAAACAACGCGACGACCTGCACACCCTGCTGCAGATCGTCGCCGACCAGCAGGGGCTGACGCCGCACGTGCACCCCGGCTTCCGCAACCTGGGTCGCGCCGGCGCCGGCCGCGTCAAGCCAGGCGGGTGA
- a CDS encoding circularly permuted type 2 ATP-grasp protein: MFDGYNQLGRYSQAFDEMFDASGNVRGPYKGIFAELAPSDASELRSRSDALGRAFIDQGITFSLSGQERPFPLDLVPRVISAAEWSRLERGITQRVKALEMYLDDIYGEQEILRDGVIPRRLVTSCEHFHREAAGIVPPNGVRIHVAGIDLIRDDKGDFRVLEDNLRSPSGVSYVMENRRTMARVFPNLFATHRVRAVGDYSSHLLRALRNAAPTNVADPTVVVLTPGVYNSAYFEHSLLARQMGVELVEGRDLFCRDNAVYMRTTEGERQVDVIYRRIDDAFLDPMQFRPDSVLGVAGLLNAARAGNVVISSAVGNGVGDDKLVYTYVPTIIEYYLGEKPVLANVDTYRCWLDTEREEVLDRIDELVIKPVEGSGGYGIVFGPDASDKELAAISKKIRADPRGWIAQPVMQLSTVPTQIDDKLAPRHVDLRPFAVNDGNDVWVLPGGLTRVALPEGSLVVNSSQGGGSKDTWVLATRTSAADRELAAAEVVRSLPKSAKGPKSDGAPDGSSSQQQQ; this comes from the coding sequence ATCTTCGACGGCTACAACCAGCTGGGCCGCTACTCGCAGGCCTTCGACGAGATGTTCGATGCCTCTGGCAACGTACGCGGACCCTACAAGGGCATCTTTGCCGAGCTTGCTCCGTCGGACGCATCGGAGCTGCGATCGCGCTCGGATGCGCTGGGCCGCGCGTTCATCGATCAGGGCATCACCTTCTCGCTGTCCGGCCAGGAGCGGCCGTTCCCGCTCGACCTGGTGCCGCGGGTGATCTCGGCCGCCGAATGGTCCCGGCTGGAACGCGGCATCACCCAACGGGTCAAGGCGCTGGAGATGTACCTCGACGACATCTACGGCGAGCAGGAGATCCTGCGCGACGGCGTGATCCCGCGCCGGTTGGTGACCTCGTGTGAGCACTTCCACCGCGAGGCGGCGGGCATCGTCCCGCCCAACGGGGTGCGCATCCACGTCGCCGGTATCGACCTGATCCGCGATGACAAGGGCGACTTCCGGGTGCTCGAGGACAATCTGCGATCGCCTTCGGGGGTGTCCTACGTGATGGAGAACCGGCGCACCATGGCGCGAGTCTTCCCGAACCTGTTCGCCACCCACCGCGTGCGCGCGGTCGGCGACTACTCGTCGCACCTGCTGCGGGCGCTGCGCAATGCCGCACCCACCAACGTCGCCGACCCCACCGTCGTGGTGCTCACGCCCGGGGTCTACAACTCGGCCTACTTCGAGCACTCGCTGCTGGCCCGCCAGATGGGCGTCGAACTGGTCGAGGGCCGTGACCTGTTCTGCCGCGACAACGCCGTCTACATGCGCACCACCGAAGGCGAGCGCCAGGTCGACGTCATCTACCGCCGCATCGATGACGCGTTTCTGGACCCGATGCAGTTCCGGCCCGACTCGGTGCTCGGGGTGGCCGGCCTGCTCAACGCCGCGCGCGCGGGCAACGTGGTGATCTCCAGCGCGGTCGGCAACGGGGTCGGCGACGACAAGCTCGTCTACACCTATGTGCCCACCATCATCGAGTACTACCTGGGCGAGAAGCCGGTCCTGGCCAACGTCGACACCTACCGCTGTTGGTTGGACACCGAACGCGAAGAGGTGCTCGACCGGATCGACGAACTCGTCATCAAACCGGTCGAGGGTTCGGGCGGCTACGGCATCGTCTTCGGCCCCGACGCTTCGGACAAGGAGCTGGCGGCGATCTCCAAGAAGATCCGTGCCGATCCGCGCGGCTGGATCGCCCAGCCGGTGATGCAACTGTCCACGGTGCCCACCCAGATCGATGACAAGCTGGCGCCCCGGCACGTGGATCTGCGTCCGTTCGCGGTCAACGACGGCAACGACGTCTGGGTGCTGCCCGGCGGGCTGACCCGGGTGGCGCTGCCGGAAGGGTCCCTCGTGGTCAATTCCAGCCAGGGCGGCGGTTCGAAGGACACCTGGGTGCTGGCAACGCGGACGTCGGCGGCCGACCGCGAGCTGGCCGCGGCCGAGGTGGTGCGGTCGCTGCCAAAATCCGCCAAAGGGCCCAAAAGCGACGGCGCGCCGGACGGTTCGTCGTCACAACAGCAGCAGTAG
- a CDS encoding NAD(P)H-dependent amine dehydrogenase family protein: protein MTAAGKPIRVIQWTTGNIGRRSLHAIIGRDDMELVGVYAYSADKVGVDAADLAGWPEPTGIKATNDIDALIALKPDACCYNPIWPSVDELVALLEAGVNVCSTAAWITGGKQTPEDLERIQKACQAGNSTIFGSGAHPGLTNMMGMVLSSACESVDEIRITESVDCGVYESAGTMAAMGFGQDPETPGLAESVRRESEVFAESAAMMADAVGAELDRITFDVQFTAATDDSDLGFMQIPKGTVASVFGYHRGWVGDKNVVSVGFNWIMGNHVTPPKPVAHGHVIQVFGVPNMRTVVYCLPSKDWSEVSLNGLGMIYTALPVTNAVPAVVAAPPGILTLKDLPPITGRFAG, encoded by the coding sequence ATGACCGCAGCGGGTAAGCCGATCCGGGTCATCCAGTGGACCACCGGCAACATCGGACGACGCTCGCTCCACGCGATCATCGGCCGCGACGACATGGAATTGGTCGGCGTGTACGCGTACAGCGCCGACAAGGTCGGCGTCGACGCCGCGGACCTGGCCGGCTGGCCGGAGCCCACCGGCATCAAGGCCACCAACGACATCGACGCACTGATCGCGCTGAAACCCGACGCCTGTTGCTACAACCCCATCTGGCCCAGCGTCGACGAACTCGTCGCATTGCTGGAGGCCGGGGTCAACGTGTGTTCCACCGCGGCCTGGATCACCGGCGGCAAGCAGACCCCTGAAGACTTGGAACGGATCCAGAAGGCTTGCCAGGCAGGCAATTCCACGATCTTCGGTAGCGGTGCGCACCCCGGCCTGACGAACATGATGGGCATGGTGCTGTCCAGCGCGTGCGAGAGCGTCGACGAGATTCGCATCACCGAGTCGGTCGACTGCGGGGTCTACGAATCGGCGGGCACCATGGCCGCGATGGGCTTCGGCCAGGACCCGGAGACCCCCGGTCTGGCCGAGAGCGTGCGTCGCGAGAGCGAGGTGTTCGCCGAGTCGGCCGCGATGATGGCCGACGCCGTCGGCGCGGAGCTCGACCGGATCACCTTCGACGTCCAGTTCACCGCGGCCACCGATGATTCCGACCTGGGGTTCATGCAGATCCCCAAGGGAACGGTGGCCAGCGTGTTCGGCTACCACCGTGGCTGGGTGGGCGACAAGAACGTGGTCAGCGTCGGGTTCAACTGGATCATGGGCAATCACGTCACCCCGCCGAAGCCGGTGGCGCACGGTCACGTGATCCAGGTGTTCGGCGTGCCCAACATGCGCACGGTTGTCTACTGCCTGCCCTCGAAGGACTGGAGCGAGGTCAGCCTCAACGGGCTGGGCATGATCTACACCGCGCTGCCGGTCACCAACGCGGTGCCCGCGGTGGTGGCCGCGCCACCCGGAATCCTCACGCTCAAGGATCTGCCGCCGATCACCGGGCGCTTCGCCGGCTAG
- a CDS encoding SPFH domain-containing protein, whose amino-acid sequence MDMLYTFATAGAAAVALLWLGMNNIRVVRQFERGVVFRFGRVQENVRQPGLTMLVPVADRLQKVNMQIITMPVPAQDGITRDNVTVRVDAVIYFNVIDPVRAVVDVQDYMSAIGQVAQTSLRSIIGKSNLDDLLSNRERLNQGLELLIDNPAVGWGIHIDRVEIKDVVLPDSMKRSIARQAEAERERRARVITADGELQASEKLAAAADVMAAEPAALQLRLLETVVEVAAEKNSTVVLPFPVELLRYLERTTPKQPPTPAVG is encoded by the coding sequence ATGGACATGCTCTACACGTTCGCAACGGCCGGCGCCGCCGCCGTCGCCCTGCTCTGGCTCGGCATGAACAACATCCGCGTGGTCAGGCAGTTCGAGCGGGGTGTGGTATTCCGGTTCGGCCGGGTCCAGGAGAACGTCCGCCAGCCCGGATTGACCATGCTGGTTCCCGTCGCCGACCGGCTGCAGAAGGTCAACATGCAGATCATCACGATGCCGGTGCCCGCGCAGGACGGCATCACCCGCGACAACGTCACCGTCCGGGTCGATGCGGTCATCTACTTCAACGTGATCGACCCGGTCCGGGCCGTGGTCGACGTCCAGGACTACATGTCGGCGATCGGCCAGGTGGCGCAGACCTCCCTGCGGTCGATCATCGGCAAGAGCAATCTGGATGACCTCCTGTCCAACCGGGAGCGGCTCAACCAGGGTCTCGAACTGCTCATCGACAACCCCGCGGTGGGCTGGGGGATACACATCGACCGGGTCGAGATCAAAGACGTCGTACTGCCGGATTCGATGAAGCGGTCGATCGCGCGCCAGGCCGAGGCGGAACGTGAGCGGCGGGCCCGCGTCATCACCGCCGACGGCGAACTGCAGGCATCGGAGAAACTCGCCGCGGCCGCCGACGTGATGGCCGCCGAGCCCGCGGCCCTGCAGCTGCGACTGCTGGAGACCGTGGTCGAAGTGGCCGCCGAGAAGAACTCCACGGTGGTGCTGCCGTTCCCGGTGGAGCTGCTGCGCTACCTGGAACGGACCACACCCAAGCAGCCCCCGACCCCCGCGGTGGGGTAG
- the rpsT gene encoding 30S ribosomal protein S20, producing the protein MANIKSQEKRILTNERRRLRNQSVKSSLRTAVRSFREAVEAGEKDKAAELLVSTSRKLDKAASKGVIHANQAANKKSALALALNKL; encoded by the coding sequence GTGGCCAACATCAAGTCGCAGGAAAAGCGCATCCTCACCAACGAGCGTCGTCGGCTGCGTAACCAGTCGGTGAAGTCGTCGCTGCGTACGGCTGTGCGCAGCTTCCGCGAGGCCGTCGAGGCGGGCGAGAAGGACAAGGCCGCCGAGTTGCTGGTGTCGACCAGCCGCAAGCTCGACAAGGCCGCCAGCAAGGGCGTCATCCACGCCAACCAGGCCGCCAACAAGAAGTCGGCTCTGGCCCTGGCGCTGAACAAGCTCTGA